One window from the genome of Salvia splendens isolate huo1 chromosome 9, SspV2, whole genome shotgun sequence encodes:
- the LOC121749285 gene encoding uncharacterized protein LOC121749285, with translation MSDTVENKIDPEQPSRLKNSKNVVVAFKLDGKNYPLWSRLMKVNIGGRGAYSHIRKEPPEPRSKGYDDWEEDDLVVFSWIVDNIEDEIIAYFAHHQTSKALWDSLAVTFENKADKYLIYDLEEKIITIKQGNMDLETYYRRIHGLWINVDQCHKKPITCCDKGVDQYRIYLNEKRLFKFLAGLNPEYDSIKRDILKEEPYPISRVGLWVGKDGGGSTTDHATNIVFPKPRNRQREYRGYIIWGWHREWVSCTKPTSSISEWRTTAPHRSYRPTGKPTGQIRAVVHSLPETQTHV, from the coding sequence ATGTCAGATACAGTCGAAAACAAAATTGATCCAGAACAACCATCAAGATTGAAGAATAGTAAGAATGTCGTTGTGGCGTTCAAACTCGATGGGAAAAATTACCCGCTGTGGTCGAGACTTATGAAAGTCAATATAGGCGGTCGAGGTGCATATTCGCACATCCGAAAAGAACCCCCAGAGCCAAGGAGCAAGGGGTACGATGATTGGGAGGAGGACGATTTGGTGGTATTCTCGTGGATCGTCGACAACATTGAAGATGAAATTATTGCCTATTTCGCTCACCATCAAACATCCAAGGCACTGTGGGATAGTCTCGCAGTGACGTTCGAGAACAAGGCGGACAAATACCTAATATACGACTTGGAGGAGAAAATTATAACGATTAAGCAGGGAAATATGGACTTGGAGACGTATTACCGAAGGATCCATGGGTTATGGATCAATGTTGACCAATGCCATAAGAAGCCAATCACATGTTGTGATAAGGGAGTCGACCAATACCGAATCTACTTGAACGAGAAACGGTTGTTCAAGTTCCTGGCCGGGCTAAACCCAGAGTATGATTCGATCAAGAGGGACATCCTCAAGGAGGAGCCTTACCCAATCAGTAGAGTCGGCTTATGGGTGGGTAaagacggaggcggctcgacaACAGATCATGCCACCAACATCGTCTTCCCCAAACCCCGAAACCGTCAGCGTGAATACCGGGGATACATCATCTGGGGATGGCATCGGGAGTGGGTTAGCTGCACAAAGCCAACGTCCAGCATATCGGAGTGGAGGACCACTGCGCCCCACCGCAGCTACCGGCCGACCGGGAAACCGACCGGACAAATCAGGGCTGTGGTGCACTCACTGCCAGAAACCCAAACACACGTATGA